The sequence CAAAAATACAGTTGTATCTGTCATCAATTATCAAAAAACAGATAATAGTTATTACAATTATGACAGCGGTTCTCAAGAAAAAAATAAATCAGAGGATGGTCTAGGGGTCTACGGTGAAGGTTCTGGCGTTATCTACAAAAAAGATGGTGATAGTGCTTATTTAGTCACAAATAATCATGTCGTTAAAGATGCAGAAAAATTAGAAATCATGATGGCTAATGGTAAAAAAGTTGTGGGTAAATTAGTAGGTTCTGATACTTATTCTGATCTGGCTGTTATTAAAATTTCTTCTAAGTATGTTACGACAGTTGCTGAATTTGCTAATTCAGATAAAATAAAAGTTGGAGAACCAGCAATCGCTATTGGTAGCCCTTTAGGCAGTGATTATGCTAATTCTGTAACAGAAGGAATTGTTTCAAGTCTCAGTCGTACAGTAACTTCACAAAATGAAAATGGCGAAACAATTTCAACTAATGCTATTCAAACAGACGCAGCTATTAACCCTGGTAATTCTGGTGGCGCTTTAATCAATATCAAGGGACAAGTTATTGGTATCAATTCAAGTAAAATTGCATCAAGTAATAACTCAAATAGTGGCGTTGCTGTTGAAGGAATGGGCTTTGCAATTCCTTCAAACGATGTTGTCTCTATTATTAATCAATTAGAAGAAAATGGTGAAGTTGTTAGACCCGCTCTTGGTATTTCAATGGCTAATCTTAGTGAAGCTTCAACAAGTGGAAGAGATACTTTAAAAATACCAAGTGATGTCACAAGTGGTATTGTCGTTCTTTCAACACAAAGTGGTATGCCAGCAGATGGGAAGCTGAAGAAATATGACGTCATTACAGAAATTGATGGAAAGAAAGTAGCTTCTATCAGCGATCTTCAAAGTATTCTTTACAAACACAAAAAAGGAGATAAAATTAAACTCACTTTCTATCGCGAAAAAGATAAACAAACAGTTGAGATCCAATTAACTAAAACAAGTCAAGATTTGAATAACTAAAATTGACAAATATAATAAAATACCTTTACAATATTGTAAAGGTATTTTTTCTTAGATTGGAGTAAATAATGACTGAACAATTAAAACATCTTAATACTAAAGATATTAATCCAAATCCCTATCAACCTAGACTGCAGT comes from Streptococcus troglodytae and encodes:
- a CDS encoding S1C family serine protease produces the protein MVYTFFSYFLTFILGVISTLTFNWITGNKSFSNNGKTTVSNVIYDTKSNTTKAVKNVKNTVVSVINYQKTDNSYYNYDSGSQEKNKSEDGLGVYGEGSGVIYKKDGDSAYLVTNNHVVKDAEKLEIMMANGKKVVGKLVGSDTYSDLAVIKISSKYVTTVAEFANSDKIKVGEPAIAIGSPLGSDYANSVTEGIVSSLSRTVTSQNENGETISTNAIQTDAAINPGNSGGALINIKGQVIGINSSKIASSNNSNSGVAVEGMGFAIPSNDVVSIINQLEENGEVVRPALGISMANLSEASTSGRDTLKIPSDVTSGIVVLSTQSGMPADGKLKKYDVITEIDGKKVASISDLQSILYKHKKGDKIKLTFYREKDKQTVEIQLTKTSQDLNN